The DNA region CAATCTCATCAAAGTCTTAACTTGAGTAGCAGGGTGACCCACATTGACATTCTCATCCCTTGAATTACGCTCAGCCGCTAGTGCCATTGCTAGGTTCATTCCTGTAGCTGTAGAAGGTGCCTGATGAACATGattcacattcacattcacattcacattcacattGGTCACCAAAtccaactcttcttcttcttcttcttcttcttcttcatggtTTTCTAGGATGGCCAAAGTTGACGAAGTCGGGCTCCACGTGGCCCTACAGCACCCCATTCCCTTGAATCCTAGCCGTTGTTTTAGATTTCTCCATCTTCCTCCATGATCTCTGCCCTCCATTAATCTCCTTTTCTCCTAAAATACCAACTTATGTTTCTTGTTTCCTTTTGTTCTATTTTCCTCCCCAACTCCCTGCACGCTTAATGATAGTGCTTGTTCTCTTTATTAATTATGCTGAttcttaaataaaatgaaaactaaattataaaactaataataacataattttgattAACAAGTACATGGTTGAGGAATAATGTGTGCATGTAGATATTGCACCAATGTCCCATTATGCTCATTTCtatagtaaatgaaaaaatcaattaaagaaaCCCCAAAAAAGGAAGTATATATAATAGAACAGGTTGCATGAAAGAAGAAATGTGGTCAGAGTAGAATTTTGTGTTGTGCAAGTACATAAAATAGAAGATTTAATGAAAGATAAAGTGGGGTTGAAAAAAATATGAGTGAAGGCATTCTCTCTGTCCCTCTCTCTCTAGCTCTTTGAGCATAGTATGATcaactgaaaacaaaaaatggacAGACAAAGTGTGAATCATCAAgctatataagaaataaaaaaataaaaacaccaaaaaaggTTTAAGATTCTCGAAAGATGGAGCAAGAATACAAGTGCTTAGTTTCACTCACTTGAAAATTAAGCGAGAGGTGGATTCTTCTAAAACTTCAAGGCTTTAGCCAGCTTTGATGTTGGTAGAGCATGACAGAGGACTGCCCAAGGAAGAAACAAAACTGATATTTCTACTCAATTGTTTGTGGGTGGAAGGAAAACGAATAGGATGTCGCTTTATTTTggtagaagagaagaaaaactaCAACGCGGATCACATTACCAAAATTGAAGAAGGGACCCGCAAGCATGATGGTCTTACTGACAGAACAGAACACAGACATTGCTTTGACCTAAAACCTTGTGTAGTTGTGCTAATAGTGTTAAAACTTTGACAAACACGCACAAAACTTGTGTATAGACTTCATCCGGAtcgccattttttttttttaccatcaaaTCTCAATGACACAGGTTTGTGTTGTGTCTTATCAAGTTACCTTTGCTTGCTGCGCAAATAAAGGTGTTTTACAAATCAACATACTTTTTAATCAAAAGTAtgttgatttgttttatttttcaaaccttttaaattaaaactcttaATGTTGAATAGTGAAAtcaaaatacatacatatatatatcgAATTTCATTATTGtgggatttttttattagagaattGGAGTTCGAAGTTAAGTCAATAGGCTTGCAATCTTGATCTTAATTTGTAGAGAGCTGTaagccggggggggggggggggacaataacaatactttcacaagCATTTCGATGAGATATATTTCACAAAATCATCTTTATAATTGAGTTTGATAATCAGTACAAATTTGACACTAGGTAGTAGAAAGAACCCTTACCCTCACCCAATTTAGAACAATTTTCTATTCAATGGTAATTTAAcccccaaaataaataaataaataaataagtttttggtAGATGTCAACAAAAAGGTCAATGACAAAAATTTTACTCCAAAGGTTAATATTGATCAACTGTCTCGAGCATCCTtaagttatttaattatttatagagAAACAAGCATCCTTTTATTATGAGATAGCTTTTGAGATGATAAAGTCACTATTAAGAGTGGCCCAATCTAAATGTAATGTGATCAATATGATTGATTGATCCGCTTGAGCACATGGTGCTGTAATGCACAATCAGTACTCAGGTGCACATGCCACGCCAAAGACTTATTTTGTAGACGCCGAAATATCCACTTTTACGTATATACTATAGAGCAAATTTCAAAAGATGTGCGTGGCAAACCACTGACCCTGGCAGGTTGGTGGTGTGGTCAGTCATGAGATGAGAATAGAATGTATCTTGTTATTAAACAATACGCCAGACAAACGCTCTATACATTTTACGGCTTAAACTTGCAGAGTTACCactagagtagagtagagtaagTGATTCAAGTACCTTGCAATTATGATGCTTTACTACTGCTTTGTAACTTACTTAGCCAATTCACCTTTAATTGTTATCTATTATTACCACTACTGGCAAGACGTAAAAGTGGTGAATGATGAGAGGGAAATGGAAGATCGGACAAATATAGAGACTTTCATCTCTATGTAAATAGtcagaaagaaaacaaaataaagaataaaataaaataaaattggggCACCTTTTAGAAGCAAAAAAAGTGAACCACGAATTTCTCGCAAAAGTTGTAAGgtcaaaatataaatatctaATCAATGCAATAATGCTCTTTGCTGTCGAGCATCTACCGTAaagtcaaaacaaaaataaaaagccataAATCCCGGCACAATGGCATGGTGGTTAAAAACATACTAATCAGTACTACTAGTAATCACTGTCGGATGAagaataatatattattgtttgacatttttcttttcctgcaCATCTATCGGATTTTCCTATTTAGAGATGTGCAACATTTTACTGCTACTAAAAAATAGCTTTTCCGGGAGGCAAGATGAAGAACAAGATCTCTAGCCAGGAGTCTAGGATAAAggatatatatttaaattacatTATGGAAGCCAAAGCAAGAGGATCTGCATAAATCTCATAATTTGACAAATGGTAGCTATAACATGCAATGAAATAGGGAGACAAATACAAGGCTTGTGCAACTAACATAGACAAGTAGTGTTTGTTGGGTCAGGAAAAGTAGTCTAGTCATGAATTAAACTACACTCCTGCTAAGATGGCTCACAATTCACAAGGAAATTCTTGTtacattcaaaattttgaaactgaGTCCCCCTGAGACTGAAATAAATATGTACACTCAGGATGTATACACAAGTCATACATACATTCAAGTGAACTCTTTCTTGCGGTCCTTGATCAATTTAAAGGAAGAGTGACAACTAGACTCACCTTATTAAAAACTTGGTCATCTCTGAAAGCCAATTGTAAATTGGTTGATGGAGTCTTAGAGTTTTATGTCTTCATCAATCTATTGTAAAGACAAGACTTTGTCTTCGAGCACCCTACATATGAGGAAACTTACATTACAGATATACTTGGGAATACAAATTTTGTGAAGAATTGAAGATTACAATTAATGTTATGCAAGAGACCTAGTTACtacctctcaaaaaaaagagaCCTAGTTACTATAATTAGATGTTTATTAATAcagctattttatttttaaccctttttcctgGTGAACTCGACCCTACAGTTATAGAATAAAAATACAAGCAACGCTCAGAGAGATTCTTAAACTAGCGAAGGTAGGAAAACATTGTCAGTATGTTGAACAACAGGGAAACATCATTAGCTGGGCAAAGACAAACAAGACTTCCTTTTAGGATTATACTGTAGATGTAAACAGGCATGAATCACTACTAGTAAGCATATGCAACGTCTAAAATTTATGCACAAGGACAAGGAGGAAAATCTTACAGTATATCAAAATTGCTAGAAATCAGCCATGGCAGATTTGCCAGTGCCTGCATGGTATAAAAACTGACAAAAAGAAGTGTTAGTTTTTAACAGCCTGTTCAATATAAAAGTCAGAACATGCCATTGCAAGTTATTTGGGGCTTAAACTTGATCATTATTCATTAGAAAATCAGATGAATACACTAAATACCCACTAATGCACAAAAGAATTCAGCAAAATTAATTATACAACAGAAGCCAAGATTTTCAAGGCTCTTACATATGCAGATTGCCTTCCTTGTGAATAGAAAATGCATGaatcaaatgaaaatatgaaacaTTAAACAGTTATAACCAAAAATTACTTACATTTTAACGCGAATCTGAAAAAGGTACCTGCCTCACTAA from Castanea sativa cultivar Marrone di Chiusa Pesio chromosome 6, ASM4071231v1 includes:
- the LOC142640764 gene encoding uncharacterized protein LOC142640764 → MEGRDHGGRWRNLKQRLGFKGMGCCRATWSPTSSTLAILENHEEEEEEEEEELDLVTNVNVNVNVNVNHVHQAPSTATGMNLAMALAAERNSRDENVNVGHPATQVKTLMRLIEETDGVDWRKKRRKDKSSSNNNKKGVEDTNSNWVCCVCMERSKGAAFIPCGHTFCRVCSRELWLNRGSCPICNRSILEILDIF